From one Candidatus Hydrogenedentota bacterium genomic stretch:
- a CDS encoding GntR family transcriptional regulator produces MHTMSMTAYNRVAAALRDQILSGSWEGRLQLPTERELCDHYQAS; encoded by the coding sequence GTGCACACCATGTCCATGACCGCCTACAACCGCGTGGCCGCCGCCTTGCGCGACCAGATTCTCTCTGGCTCGTGGGAAGGGCGCCTGCAACTGCCCACGGAACGCGAGTTGTGCGATCACTATCAGGCCTCC